The nucleotide window TCGACGCCCGTGCCACCGCCGTCCACGACGCGACAACCTGCCGAGGGACCCTTCGATGCTGCACACCCGCACCACCCCCGCCCAACGCCGCCGTGCCCTGCGGGACCGGCTGGCCACCGGCCGTCTGCTGCTCATGCCCGGCCTCCTCAACCCGCTCACCGCGCGCCTCGTCCAGGACACCGGGTTCGAGGCCGCCTACCTCTCCGGCGCCGTCCTCGCCGCCGACCTGGGACTGCCCGACATCGGGCTGACCACCTCCACCGAGATCGCCGCCCGCGCCCAGCAGACGACCAGTGCCACCGACCTGCCCGTCCTCATCGACGCCGACACCGGATTCGGTGAACCGATGAACGCCGCCCGCACCGTCCAGCTCATGGAGGACGCCGGTCTGGCCGGGCTGCACCTGGAGGATCAGGTCAACCCCAAGCGCTGCGGACACCTCGACGGCAAGACGGTCGTCCCGCGCGAGGAGATGACCCGTCGGGTCAGGGCCGCCGTGGAGGCCCGCCGCGACCCGGACTTCCTCCTCATGGCCCGAACCGACGCGCGCGCCGTCGAGGGTCTGGCAGCCGCGATCGACAGGGCGAAGGCATACGTGGACGCCGGGGCGGACGCGATCTTCCCCGAAGCCCTCGCCGACGAGAAGGAGTTCGAGACGTTCCGCGCGGCGGTCCACGTACCGCTCCTCGCCAACATGACCGAGTTCGGCAAGGGCCGGCTCCTGGACGCGCGCACGTTGGAGAACCTCGGCTACGACATCGCGCTCTACCCGGTCACCCTCCTCCGGCTCGCCATGGGCGCCGTCGAGGACGGTCTGCGCACCCTCGCCGCGGAAGGCACCCAGGAGTCCCTGCTGCCGCGCATGCAGACCCGCTCCCGCCTCTACGAACTCCTCCGCTACGAGCGGTACACCGCCTTCGACTCGGCCGTCTTCGACTTCACCCTTCCGCCCGGCGCCTGACGTCCCGGCGCATCTCGGCCTCGACGCGTTCTTCGTACGTGGCGGTGTCGATCCGTCCGGCCCGCAGGCAGGCGCGGGCGGTGCGCACTTCGGCGCGTTGGGCGGGAGCACCGTCACGTCCGCGACGTGACGGTGGACAGTTTGCTGGTGAGGTGTGACCCGAGTCGTTCCACGGCCGGGGTGACCTTGGGGGCGAGCACGGTGACGAGGACGGCGGCGGCGACCCCCGACCAGGCCACCGGGCCCAGGGGGGTGCAGCCGAAAAAGTGGCTGAGGAGCGGGGTTTGGACCAGGGCGATCAGTGCCGCGGCGGAGCCGAGGGCGGTGGCGAGGATCAGGGGGCTGTGCCGGCGGCGGTGGAGGGTCTGGGTGAGTTGGGCGCCGACCAGCCCGCACAGCGCCATGGTGCTGGTCCGCCTGGCGGTGCCGGGGGTGCAGGTGCCGATGAGCCACGCGGTCGCGGCGCCCAGGGCTGTGGTGACGCCACGGCGGCGGATCTGCCGGATCAGCGGTTTGCCCAGGGCCGCCGGACTCGTAGCGGACGAGGGGTCGTCGCCGGGGTGGCCCGGGCGCGGGTCAGGGGCGTCCTCCGGGGTGACGGCGACGGCCATGGCGGGGAACATGTCGGTGAGCAGGTTGACCAGCAGCAACTGGCGGGTGGACAACGGTGAGGTGCCGGAGACCAGGGTGCCCAGCACGGTGAAGGCGACCTCCCCGGCGTTGCCGCCGGTCAGGATGGCGATGGCGTCGGCCACGCTGCGCCACAGCGCGCGTCCTTCGGTGACGGCCGCGACCAGCGGCGTCAGGGCATCGCCGGTGAGGACGAGGTCGGCGGCGCGGCGGGCGGCTGCCGAGCCACGGGCGGCGATGCCGATGCCGATGTCGGCGGCGCGGATGGCGGCGGCGTCGTTGGCACCGTCGCCGACCATGGCCACCACGCGCCCGGCCTCTTGGAGCGCTTCGACCACCGAGAGTTTCTGCTCCGGTGCCACGCGGGCGATGACACCGCAGTCGGCCAGCAGGCGGGCGCGGCCGGCGCGGTCCAGGGCGGCCAGTTCCTCGCCGGTGGCCACGGTGACGTCCTCGGGCCAGCCGAGGGTGACGGCGATGGCCCGGGCCGTGTGGGGATGGTCCCCGGTGAGCATCACCGGACGTACCCCGGCGTCGCGCAGTTCGGCGATGAGCGGGGTGGAATCGGCGCGCGGGGTGTCCGCCAGGGCCACGAAACCGGTCAGGTCGAGGGCGCCCAGCGGCTGGTCGAGGACATCGGCCAACTCCTCGCGGCGCAGGCGGCGTTGGGCCACCGCGAGGATGCGCAGCCCTTCGCCGGCCAGCGTCTCCGCCGCCCGTGGTGCGGTGCCGGCGTTCTCGCAGTAGGGCAGCACCACTTCCGGGGCTCCCTTGACCACGAGCAGGAGTTCGTCGTCGGCGTCGCGGCCGACGGCGCAGGCGTAGCCACGGCTCGCCTCGAAGGGCCGGCCGTCGAGGTGGGTCCAGTGCGGGTCGGCCGGGGCGTCGGCCAGGATCGCCGCCTCGGTGGCGTGCGGGAGTTGGGTCTCCCCGTTGCCGGGAGGGCAGGCACGTGCCGCCGCGCGCAGCACCGTGGCGCTCTCGGGGGCGTCGGTGGTGTGTGTGGTGCCGTCGGCGGTGACCGAGCGCACCACGCGCAGCCGGTTGTGGGTCAGGGTGCCGGTCTTGTCGAAGCAGATGGTGTCCATGCGGCCCAGCGCCTCCAGCGCGCGGGGGGTGCGGACCAGGACGCCATGGCGGCTGAGGCGGCGGGCGGCGGCCATCTGGGCCACCGTGGCGACCAGCGGCAGCCCCTCGGGAACGGCGGCCACCGCCACCGCGACACCCCCGCCGACGGCTTCGCGCACCGGCCGGCCACGCAGCAGGGAGAGCCCGGTGACCACCGCGCCGCCGGCCAGGGTGAGCGGCAGTATCTTGCGGGTCAGCTCGTGCAGCCGGGCCTGCACCCCGGCGGCCGGGGTACTGCGGGAGGCCAGGTGCGCCGCCCGGCCGGCCTCGGTGTGGTCCCCGGTGCCGACCACCACGGCCCGGGCGTCTCCGGCGACGACACTCGTGCCCTGGAAGACCATGCACCGGCGGTCGGCGAGGGCGGCCTGCGGGGCGGCGGCCAACTCCTTGGCCACCGGCAGCGATTCACCGGTCAGGCTGGACTCGTCCACCTCCAGGTCCGTCACCTCCAGCAACCGGGCATCGGCGGGCACCACGTCACCGGTGCGCAGTTCGATCACCTCACCCGGTGACAGCTGTGCCGCGTCGACGGTGACCGGGCAGTCCGCGACGTCCTGCTCGACGCGGCGGGCCCGCTGCCGCTGTCCGGCGGTGAGCGCGGCCAGGGCGCGTTCGGCGCGCAGCCGCTGCACGCCCCCGACGACGGCGTTGACCCCCATGGCGCCGGTCACCAGGAGCGCGTCCACAGGAGCCCCCAGTACCGCGGACGCGGCCGCGCCCACCGCGAGTACGGGGGTGAGCGGATCGTCCAGTTCGGCCCGCACGGCGGCGGCCAGACGTGCCGTCATCCGCGCCGGGAGGAAGACCGGCAGCCGCGCCAGCCGACCGGCCGGGGCCGCGACGGCGGCCCGCACCGCGGCGAACCGGTCCGGCGGCCCGGGATCGCGCGCGGCCAGCCGGGCGAGCACCTCCTTCGGCCGCAGGGCATGCCACGGGACCCGGGACCGGGCGGCGGGCTCGGCCCGCGAGACGAGGGACGCGCCGGTGTACCACCCCGACACCAGCGCCGCGGCGGCAGCGGCGTTGACGGGGCTGAGGCGGTAGCCGAGGGCGAACACGGCACGGCGGGCGCGTGAGGTGCCCGTCATCACCATCAGACCGGACAACGCGGCGCCCGCCTGGGCGAGGACCTTCCCCCGCCGGCCGACCGCCCGCGCGTCGGGGACGGCCGACAGCACCCGCCACACCCCGGCGAGCCCGGTCGGCACCAGGGCGTCGGCCCCCCACACCACGACACCGCGGGCATCGGTGACCGCCACGGCGACATCACCGGCGAGCAGACCGTCCACCAACTCACGCCCGTGCTCGGTCAACTCCCCCCGGATAACGTCCGGATCCTCCCGGACACGGACCACCGTCATCACGACCCGCCCCCGCTCCCGCAGGCCGCCGACGACCTCGGACAACGGCCGGTCACCGGGGACCACCTCGTCCGCCAGCTCGGTGAAGTCGGCCAGGGAGACGTCCTCCGGGACGACGACGTGCAGCCGCGCCCGGCGCGCCGCGTCCAGCACCGCGTCGGCCAACGGGTCGATCTCCCAGCCGACCAGCACCGTCCCCACGTCCACACCACCGGCGGAGGCGATCATCGAACCGGTCCGGTCGCCGGTGTGACCGGACACCGCACGCAGTTCCACCCGAGGATCCCCCTCCGACCCCCCGGACGGCGACGACCGCCGAAGCGCGGCGGTGGCCGCGTGCCAGAGCCGGTCGTGATCCCACCCCGCCGCCGTGGGATCGACCCTCAGCACGGTACGCCGCGTACCGTGCAGCACCTCCGGGTGGATCACGAGGGCGTCCACCCGCTCCAGTTGGCGCAGTCGCTCCGGATCACGGACCAGCACGCCGTGGTGGGCCAGCGCGGTGCCCCAGGCGGCGGTGAACGCGGCAGGCGCGTAACGGGCGGCCTTCGGCGATCCGGCCAGCACCGCCTCGGCGGTCCGGTCGGCGCTGCGGGTCAGCAGCAGCGTCGCGGCGGCGCCGACCAGACTGCCGGTGACGGCCTGGTCCGCGTACTCCTGCCCGGGGGTACGGACGAGGGCGGGGCGGGCGACGTGCCGCCCGGAGACACTCGGGCGCCGCGGGGCGCACAACGTGTCGTGCCAGGCGTCGAACGCGGCGCCGCGCGCGAGGGCTTCCACCAGATGGCCGCCGCGCAGCGCGGCGTCGAGCACCAGGGAGGCGGGGGACTGGCCGATGCCGTGCGCCGCCGCGTTGGCCGCGGCGAGCACCAACTCCGCGCCCGACGGCCCGAGTCGGCGGCGCAGCGCCGCCCTCACCCGGGAGTCCTCACGGATCAGCGTCACCACCGCGGTCACCAGCCGGGGCGAGTTCTTGAGGCGCACGGCACGCGTGGCCAGCGCGGTGGTGATCCCGGCCGCGTCGCACGCCATGGCCAACGCGGTCGTCCGGACGCCTTCCGCGGCCCCCGGGTGCCGTCGCGCCGGGACCTGTTCGGCCGCGCGTTCCAGCCCGTACCGGGTGGCCAGCCGGGACGCCTCGCGGGCGATCCGATCGGTG belongs to Streptantibioticus cattleyicolor NRRL 8057 = DSM 46488 and includes:
- a CDS encoding cation-translocating P-type ATPase; amino-acid sequence: MVRGALAQLVGAGAGLALAAPVRIAGRVVPAAGAAARLAIDVAETGVRATADATATAVRAGRVARNALAPGSGVWRAGPRVHVPLRLGADGGDRRGRRLESAAKRVAAAVAEHPEVVSAYWDGGLARLVIQVTEAALTDRIAREASRLATRYGLERAAEQVPARRHPGAAEGVRTTALAMACDAAGITTALATRAVRLKNSPRLVTAVVTLIREDSRVRAALRRRLGPSGAELVLAAANAAAHGIGQSPASLVLDAALRGGHLVEALARGAAFDAWHDTLCAPRRPSVSGRHVARPALVRTPGQEYADQAVTGSLVGAAATLLLTRSADRTAEAVLAGSPKAARYAPAAFTAAWGTALAHHGVLVRDPERLRQLERVDALVIHPEVLHGTRRTVLRVDPTAAGWDHDRLWHAATAALRRSSPSGGSEGDPRVELRAVSGHTGDRTGSMIASAGGVDVGTVLVGWEIDPLADAVLDAARRARLHVVVPEDVSLADFTELADEVVPGDRPLSEVVGGLRERGRVVMTVVRVREDPDVIRGELTEHGRELVDGLLAGDVAVAVTDARGVVVWGADALVPTGLAGVWRVLSAVPDARAVGRRGKVLAQAGAALSGLMVMTGTSRARRAVFALGYRLSPVNAAAAAALVSGWYTGASLVSRAEPAARSRVPWHALRPKEVLARLAARDPGPPDRFAAVRAAVAAPAGRLARLPVFLPARMTARLAAAVRAELDDPLTPVLAVGAAASAVLGAPVDALLVTGAMGVNAVVGGVQRLRAERALAALTAGQRQRARRVEQDVADCPVTVDAAQLSPGEVIELRTGDVVPADARLLEVTDLEVDESSLTGESLPVAKELAAAPQAALADRRCMVFQGTSVVAGDARAVVVGTGDHTEAGRAAHLASRSTPAAGVQARLHELTRKILPLTLAGGAVVTGLSLLRGRPVREAVGGGVAVAVAAVPEGLPLVATVAQMAAARRLSRHGVLVRTPRALEALGRMDTICFDKTGTLTHNRLRVVRSVTADGTTHTTDAPESATVLRAAARACPPGNGETQLPHATEAAILADAPADPHWTHLDGRPFEASRGYACAVGRDADDELLLVVKGAPEVVLPYCENAGTAPRAAETLAGEGLRILAVAQRRLRREELADVLDQPLGALDLTGFVALADTPRADSTPLIAELRDAGVRPVMLTGDHPHTARAIAVTLGWPEDVTVATGEELAALDRAGRARLLADCGVIARVAPEQKLSVVEALQEAGRVVAMVGDGANDAAAIRAADIGIGIAARGSAAARRAADLVLTGDALTPLVAAVTEGRALWRSVADAIAILTGGNAGEVAFTVLGTLVSGTSPLSTRQLLLVNLLTDMFPAMAVAVTPEDAPDPRPGHPGDDPSSATSPAALGKPLIRQIRRRGVTTALGAATAWLIGTCTPGTARRTSTMALCGLVGAQLTQTLHRRRHSPLILATALGSAAALIALVQTPLLSHFFGCTPLGPVAWSGVAAAVLVTVLAPKVTPAVERLGSHLTSKLSTVTSRT
- the prpB gene encoding methylisocitrate lyase → MLHTRTTPAQRRRALRDRLATGRLLLMPGLLNPLTARLVQDTGFEAAYLSGAVLAADLGLPDIGLTTSTEIAARAQQTTSATDLPVLIDADTGFGEPMNAARTVQLMEDAGLAGLHLEDQVNPKRCGHLDGKTVVPREEMTRRVRAAVEARRDPDFLLMARTDARAVEGLAAAIDRAKAYVDAGADAIFPEALADEKEFETFRAAVHVPLLANMTEFGKGRLLDARTLENLGYDIALYPVTLLRLAMGAVEDGLRTLAAEGTQESLLPRMQTRSRLYELLRYERYTAFDSAVFDFTLPPGA